The following proteins are co-located in the Pseudomonas antarctica genome:
- a CDS encoding gamma-glutamylcyclotransferase has protein sequence MTVIETDLLQLAYPPRLDLGPQLTHEQLMSSMQATMAKHKGGPVWLFAYGSLIWRPECSSTQRMRARVHGYHRGLYLWSHEHRGTPELPGLVFGLDRGGSCSGFAYRLPEDQLEASLYALWQREMPYPSYRPHWLSCRLEDGSQVQALGFVLERHLPSYAGNLPDIVLNHVLESACGRYGTTRDYVEQTVNALRSHAMPDKNLEARLKRCAKDCSGD, from the coding sequence ATGACCGTTATTGAAACCGATCTTTTGCAATTGGCTTACCCTCCGCGGCTCGATCTGGGGCCGCAACTTACTCACGAGCAATTGATGAGCTCAATGCAGGCCACGATGGCCAAGCATAAGGGTGGGCCGGTCTGGCTATTCGCTTATGGTTCGCTGATCTGGCGTCCCGAATGCTCGTCGACCCAGCGCATGCGCGCGCGGGTTCACGGTTATCACCGTGGCCTGTACCTGTGGTCACACGAGCATCGGGGGACGCCGGAGTTGCCGGGGTTGGTGTTTGGCCTGGATCGTGGGGGTTCTTGCAGCGGGTTTGCCTACCGCTTGCCGGAAGACCAGCTTGAGGCTTCTCTTTATGCCTTGTGGCAGCGCGAGATGCCTTACCCCTCGTATCGGCCGCACTGGCTCAGCTGCCGTCTGGAAGATGGCAGTCAGGTACAGGCGTTGGGATTCGTGTTGGAGCGGCACTTGCCCAGCTATGCTGGCAACCTGCCCGATATCGTGCTCAACCACGTGTTGGAAAGTGCTTGCGGGCGTTACGGCACGACGCGCGATTACGTCGAGCAGACCGTTAACGCCCTGCGTAGCCACGCCATGCCAGATAAGAATCTGGAGGCGCGGCTCAAGCGTTGTGCTAAGGATTGTTCCGGCGATTAA
- the glpT gene encoding glycerol-3-phosphate transporter, with protein MFAFFRPAAHQAPLPEEKIDSTYRRLRWQIFAGIFFGYAGYYLLRKNFSLAMPYLIDEGYTRGELGLAMSAIAIAYGLSKFLMGLVSDRSNPRYFLPFGLLISAGVMFIFGFAPWATSSVTMMFILLFINGWAQGMGWPPSGRTMVHWWSQKERGGVVSVWNVAHNVGGGLIGPLFLLGMAWFNDWHAAFYVPATVALAVAAFAFITMRDTPQSVGLPPIEQYKNDYPEGYDASHEDEFSAKEIFVKYVLRNKMLWYIAFANVFVYLLRYGVLDWAPTYLKEAKHFDVDKTSWAYFFYEWAGIPGTLLCGWMSDKIFRGNRGLTGIVFMALVTVATLVYWLNPPGNPMVDMIALFSIGFLIYGPVMLIGLQALELAPKKAAGTAAGFTGLFGYLGGSVAASAAMGYTVDHFGWDGGFVLLVGACLLAIAFLIPTLWHTNSVSTAR; from the coding sequence ATGTTTGCTTTCTTCCGTCCTGCCGCACACCAGGCGCCCCTGCCTGAAGAAAAAATAGACAGTACCTACCGACGACTGCGCTGGCAGATCTTCGCGGGTATTTTCTTCGGTTACGCCGGGTACTACCTGCTGCGCAAAAACTTCTCGCTGGCCATGCCGTACTTGATCGACGAGGGTTACACCCGTGGTGAGCTGGGCCTGGCGATGTCGGCGATTGCGATTGCCTACGGACTGTCCAAATTCCTCATGGGCCTGGTGTCCGACCGCTCTAACCCGCGCTATTTCCTGCCCTTCGGCCTGCTGATATCGGCGGGCGTGATGTTCATTTTCGGTTTCGCACCTTGGGCAACGTCCAGCGTGACCATGATGTTCATTTTGCTGTTCATCAACGGCTGGGCCCAGGGCATGGGCTGGCCGCCAAGTGGACGGACCATGGTGCACTGGTGGTCGCAGAAAGAACGCGGTGGCGTGGTGTCTGTGTGGAACGTGGCGCATAACGTCGGCGGAGGCCTGATCGGCCCGCTGTTCCTGCTGGGCATGGCTTGGTTCAACGACTGGCATGCCGCGTTCTATGTGCCGGCGACCGTGGCATTGGCGGTGGCGGCGTTTGCCTTCATCACCATGCGCGACACCCCGCAATCGGTCGGCCTGCCGCCTATCGAGCAATACAAGAACGATTACCCGGAAGGCTACGACGCCAGCCACGAAGACGAATTCAGCGCCAAGGAAATCTTCGTCAAGTACGTGCTGCGCAACAAAATGCTGTGGTACATCGCCTTCGCCAACGTCTTCGTCTACCTGCTGCGCTACGGCGTATTGGACTGGGCGCCGACTTACCTTAAGGAAGCCAAGCACTTCGACGTGGATAAAACCTCGTGGGCGTATTTCTTCTACGAGTGGGCGGGCATTCCGGGCACGCTGCTGTGCGGCTGGATGTCGGACAAGATCTTCCGTGGCAACCGAGGCCTGACCGGCATCGTGTTCATGGCCTTGGTCACCGTGGCGACCCTGGTTTACTGGCTCAACCCGCCAGGCAACCCAATGGTCGACATGATTGCGCTGTTCTCTATCGGCTTCCTGATCTACGGCCCGGTGATGCTGATCGGTCTGCAGGCGCTGGAGCTGGCACCGAAAAAAGCCGCGGGCACCGCTGCAGGCTTCACGGGCTTGTTCGGTTACCTGGGTGGTTCGGTGGCCGCGAGTGCGGCCATGGGCTACACCGTGGACCATTTCGGCTGGGACGGTGGCTTTGTGTTGCTGGTGGGCGCCTGCCTGTTGGCGATCGCGTTCCTGATCCCAACGCTGTGGCACACCAATAGCGTCAGCACGGCGCGTTAA